The nucleotide sequence CGGCGGTCGTCTCGATGGGCGTGAGATCACGCAACGCGCGGATACCCACCACGCCCAACCAGAGCGACGCCGCGGTGGCCGCCATGGCCAGCGCCCCGAGTGCCCAGGTGAGCCCCACGGCATCGGCGATGAGCCCCACGATGATGAGCGGCACCGAGAACCCGCCCAAGTAGCAGGCCACGTAGTAGGCGGACAGCAACTTCCCGCGGTCCGCGACCGGGGCGATCTCGGTGCACAGGTCGACCCCTCCCTTCATCACCAGCCCGCAGGCGCCACCCGTGACGGCCACGCACGCGAGCAGCATCGCCGTCGATCCGACCGGTGCGGCGATGACCACTCCGGCGAAGGCGGGGCAGGCGATACACAGCCCGGTGAGGATGGATCGTCGCGCGGGCAGGTTGGGCACGATCGCTTGGCTCAGCGCACCGGTCGCCAGCACGAGAAACCCGGAGGCACCCACCAGCGCGTAGTTGGTGACGCCGAGAACGCGGACGCAGAACACCGGCACGAGTGACAGCGACACGCCGTCGAACAGGCTGAAAATCATCCCGGAGGGCACCAGCACCCGCCAGAACACGGCGCGTTCGGCCGGTGGCACCTCGAGCCGCAGCCGGATGGGTCGGCGGTGTCGCTGTACCACTGTCTCGGGCAGGAACCACACGATTGTGGCCGCGATGGCGAGTAGCACCAGATGCGCGGCGAAGGGGACCTGAAAGGGGTTTGGGGCGTATTGGATGAGAACGCCACCGATCCCCGGACCGAGCCCGAGCCCCAGACGCACCGAGATTGACGCCAGTGCGGACGAGAACCGCCGCCTGCCCAGTGGGCTCCCGTCTATCAGGAACGCCGTGCAGGTACCGAAGAAGGCACCCGTGGCCGCCCCTTGGATGGCCCGGGCGATCAGCAGCCCAACGAGGCCGGGCTCCGACAGGATGATCACCTGGGCGATTCCCAGAGTGGTGATGGCGCCCAGGAGCACCGGACGTCGCCCGATCTGGTCGGAGAACTGCCCGAGGCTGAGCATCGAGGGCACGAGCGCCAGCACGTACATACCTAAGAACAGGGTGACGACTGTGTCGTTGAACCCGAGGTCGGACTGGTACAGCGGGATGAGCGGGGTGATGAGGCTCGTGCCCACCGCGAAGAAGAGCAGGACGACCCATGTGCGCCAGACGCGACTCATGTGACGGGCACCCTAGGTGGGGAGCAGGACGGCGCACTTCCAGCGCCCCACCTGCTCGCACCGTACGACGTCGTAGCCGCGCACGGTCCACGCAGCGAGGACTTCCGCCATCCCGTCGGGCCGCAGGCCGGAGATCATGAGCGCGCGCGGCCCGTCGTTGCCGCATACGGCGAGCAGGGCATCCTGCGCCGGGCGCGGGGCGTTGGCCAGCACCACACGCCCGGTGATGTCGGCAGGGTCGAGGTGGTCGAGCGCCACCCGTCGACATTCCACGGAGTCGGCCAACCCACTGGCGGCAGCCGACTTCCGAGCCTGCGCCACGGCACGCGGGTCCACGTCAACCGCCAGCGCCGTGCCGCGCCCGAGCCGCGCCCAGACGAGCGCGAGGGTCCCACTCCCGCACCCGGCATCGAGGACGGGTCCATCGGGCAGGAGTTCGAGCAGGTTTAGACACATGCCCGTGGTGGGGTGTTCGGCAAGGCCGAATCCCTCCCCCGTGACCAGAACGACCTCGGGCAGGTCATCTGGTGCCGGTGCGTGCCCCAGCGCGCGCCGGTACACGCCCCCGCCCACCGCTGCGGGAAAAGGTAGCGGGGGCGATGCACCCGGAACCTCATCCCAGGGCAGACCGAACGCCGCGAGGCGCCGTGCCTGTTCAATCGGATCACGCCCACCCGCGAGCGGTGCGCACTCAACACCACCCGCCACCCACGCAACGGGCTCCAACTCGGCGATGGCGGCGAACGCGTGGGCGATTGCCCCCGGATCGGCGTGCACCCGGATGCGCGCCGGAACCGCGGACGTAGACTCACCCACCGTGAGCACCGCGACGCAGATGATCGCCGTCGCCCGGTACGCGGTGGCGGAGCTCGCAACGATGGATCTGGACGCCCGTCTCGACCTGGTGGCATCGGGGGCGCGGGCGATCGCCGCCGAGGCCCAGATCATCGAAGACATGGCGGTATCCGAGGCCGGGCAGGCACGCGCGTTCGCGCGCCGTGAGATCGCGAGCGCGCTCGCGTTGCTCGACGCCCTTCCCCAGATGGCCGAGGCCATTCGACCGCGCGACGTCCCCGCGCGATCGGGACGTACGCGCCTCGAATGGGCGCCCTACGGCGTGGTCCTCGGCCTCCACGCCGCCAACTCGCCCATCTGGGTGCCCACGCTCGTCGCGGCATCCGCCGTGGCTGGGGGCAACGCGGTGCTCGCCCGGCCGTCGCGGCGCGTCGGCGGCACCACGGCGCGCGTGCTCCAGGCCCTCACCTACCGATGGCCGGTGGGCGCCCTGCAGGTGGTGACGGCCCCACCCGAGGAGGCCGAGGCCATGATCACCGCGCCCGGTATCGGCGCCGTTGTCGCACATGCGTCCACGGCCACCTGCCGGCGGCACATGGCAGCTCTCGCGGCCGCCTATGCCAACGGCACCACCATGCGCCCGTACATCCCCGAGGCGTCCGGCAACGACGCCATGGTGGTGCTGGACGGGGCCGACATGGACCGCGCGGCGGCCGCGGCGGCCCTC is from Thermoleophilia bacterium and encodes:
- a CDS encoding MFS transporter: MSRVWRTWVVLLFFAVGTSLITPLIPLYQSDLGFNDTVVTLFLGMYVLALVPSMLSLGQFSDQIGRRPVLLGAITTLGIAQVIILSEPGLVGLLIARAIQGAATGAFFGTCTAFLIDGSPLGRRRFSSALASISVRLGLGLGPGIGGVLIQYAPNPFQVPFAAHLVLLAIAATIVWFLPETVVQRHRRPIRLRLEVPPAERAVFWRVLVPSGMIFSLFDGVSLSLVPVFCVRVLGVTNYALVGASGFLVLATGALSQAIVPNLPARRSILTGLCIACPAFAGVVIAAPVGSTAMLLACVAVTGGACGLVMKGGVDLCTEIAPVADRGKLLSAYYVACYLGGFSVPLIIVGLIADAVGLTWALGALAMAATAASLWLGVVGIRALRDLTPIETTAA
- a CDS encoding methyltransferase domain-containing protein, which gives rise to MVASSATAYRATAIICVAVLTVGESTSAVPARIRVHADPGAIAHAFAAIAELEPVAWVAGGVECAPLAGGRDPIEQARRLAAFGLPWDEVPGASPPLPFPAAVGGGVYRRALGHAPAPDDLPEVVLVTGEGFGLAEHPTTGMCLNLLELLPDGPVLDAGCGSGTLALVWARLGRGTALAVDVDPRAVAQARKSAAASGLADSVECRRVALDHLDPADITGRVVLANAPRPAQDALLAVCGNDGPRALMISGLRPDGMAEVLAAWTVRGYDVVRCEQVGRWKCAVLLPT
- a CDS encoding aldehyde dehydrogenase codes for the protein MPVVGCSARPNPSPVTRTTSGRSSGAGACPSARRYTPPPTAAGKGSGGDAPGTSSQGRPNAARRRACSIGSRPPASGAHSTPPATHATGSNSAMAANAWAIAPGSACTRMRAGTADVDSPTVSTATQMIAVARYAVAELATMDLDARLDLVASGARAIAAEAQIIEDMAVSEAGQARAFARREIASALALLDALPQMAEAIRPRDVPARSGRTRLEWAPYGVVLGLHAANSPIWVPTLVAASAVAGGNAVLARPSRRVGGTTARVLQALTYRWPVGALQVVTAPPEEAEAMITAPGIGAVVAHASTATCRRHMAALAAAYANGTTMRPYIPEASGNDAMVVLDGADMDRAAAAAALGGFANAGQLCMAAKRIIVERAARDEFVPRLITAVGGLVTGPADDEATDVAPIAGPARERARADIDEAVAAGGIVLTGGEVGGVLMPTVVLLPVPARECRLWREESFAPVRGLVVADDARHAVMLANDSPFGLGAAVFGPHDRACTVASALTGARITVNEGPLYQDPYLVVGGVGDSGFAGARPKVEQLVYARRVHVADGA